The Thermoclostridium stercorarium subsp. stercorarium DSM 8532 genome contains a region encoding:
- the fmt gene encoding methionyl-tRNA formyltransferase, whose amino-acid sequence MRIVFMGTPEFAVPSLEILINNGMDVVAVVTQPDKPRGRGYKVSFSPVKECALKYNIPVMQPEKIGSSDSVQQLKEMAPDLFVTCAFGQFLTQKVLDIPKYGTVNVHGSLLPKYRGAAPIQWAIINGEKTTGVTTMLTVLKMDAGDILLSREIPIDDDMTAGQLHDKMSIIGAELLLETIRRIEKGTITPIPQNEAEATYAPRIVRETGRINWDADATAIHNLVRGTDPWPGAYSYLNGKRMRIWKTKVRDAGLISGNKPGTIIEVGKSFITVQAGKGAVNVLEIQCDNGKRMTVEQYLCGHEIKPGDRFEQEQPL is encoded by the coding sequence ATGAGGATTGTTTTCATGGGGACACCCGAATTTGCCGTTCCAAGCCTTGAAATTTTGATTAATAACGGAATGGATGTCGTAGCCGTGGTAACGCAGCCCGACAAGCCAAGAGGAAGAGGATACAAGGTTTCATTTTCTCCGGTAAAGGAATGTGCACTTAAATATAATATACCTGTAATGCAGCCTGAAAAAATAGGAAGCAGCGATTCGGTTCAGCAACTTAAGGAAATGGCCCCTGACCTTTTTGTAACATGCGCTTTTGGACAGTTTTTAACCCAGAAGGTATTGGATATCCCAAAATACGGAACCGTTAACGTCCATGGCTCGTTACTTCCGAAGTACCGTGGCGCCGCCCCGATTCAATGGGCAATAATAAACGGTGAAAAAACAACAGGCGTAACAACAATGCTGACGGTTCTGAAAATGGATGCAGGGGACATACTGCTCTCAAGGGAAATTCCAATTGATGATGACATGACAGCAGGACAACTTCACGATAAGATGTCCATAATCGGAGCCGAACTGTTGCTTGAAACAATCCGCCGGATTGAAAAGGGAACCATTACACCTATACCGCAGAATGAGGCAGAAGCCACGTATGCTCCACGTATTGTCCGTGAAACGGGCAGAATAAACTGGGATGCAGATGCCACGGCCATACATAACCTGGTACGCGGTACCGATCCATGGCCCGGGGCATATTCATACCTTAACGGCAAGCGGATGCGTATCTGGAAAACAAAAGTGCGGGATGCTGGACTAATATCGGGTAATAAGCCGGGAACAATAATAGAGGTGGGGAAAAGTTTTATTACGGTACAGGCGGGGAAAGGTGCGGTTAATGTTTTGGAAATTCAGTGTGACAACGGCAAAAGGATGACAGTGGAGCAATATTTGTGCGGACATGAAATCAAACCGGGGGATCGATTTGAACAGGAACAGCCACTTTAG
- a CDS encoding N-acetylmuramoyl-L-alanine amidase: MKKKLIASLALILTVCIWLTGLSFSLDIIVDIAGQKSTYKGNIYNLELNGIWVPTETPCIVVSGVAYVPLREVFQDYLGMTVGYDGSTQTAYVQKGSKRMDFNIAKQTIYQNGVKVNTSLPVAAVNGNTMVPLSLTAGYFGYTVSVKDSNKTIAIQWTNNEENSAIVKEAKLSGKVSKITYYTENGKEIVFIETSANRIIKQYVLNPGDGNPYYRLCIQFGDANVDKPGSLDVYSGSVQQIRYAQADTANKTVSVVIEVNRNPQYSAEVVSNGIKITIKSSGTSENVNQKPEGTPKVSVTPTPIPTSTPTPSPTPSPTPKPTPTATPTPVPTVTPTPTPMPTPTPTPAVTEVGTGVLHYTVDGDTITVMIDGVNLEKEIKNNPDKYRVEYRDIEKILHIRLPLNDKFRNEVLPGNSIVYGIISSVNKLYGEVNIRISGKDDFNWVLSSNGNTGTKIIITAANGKVITTTPTPKPATQSPTPTPSSKPVTPTPTPKPVTPTPTPSPTSSPGELVSRGGEVRSGTVSYAAASDKIIIDAASLKNYKIFRLTNPSRLVVDIYDNVIESREASAPDGALYTKIRTGQFDKSTARIVLEIPDNVNFEEKVSGNRLTLTLYYSGIKNITLTGDLGSFIIKLTGQGIREKIQQNIEDIVIEDDNESNTFTFVFPNGIIDLGTGQLDIGDSVIKSVQTLTSGKSSYLSIARNNSNVQYSISYTGSSDEVIIEPVAGKGSGTGNSTGSGTVSRPDSANTTTPVASGKLVVLDAGHGGSDPGATYGMDEKWYNLDITLRLEKLLKEKGVNVKLTRSTDVFVGLDERAEMANEWGADVFISIHHNALMKSMHGTMTFYYPTSYKGKEYATIIHNDLIKNLGSNDLGIRTANFVVLRKTKMPAVLVEIGCLTNDGELAKLNTEEYRQKAAESLCESILKIISQ, translated from the coding sequence ATGAAAAAAAAACTAATTGCATCTTTGGCTTTAATTCTGACTGTCTGCATATGGCTGACTGGTTTGTCATTTTCCCTTGATATAATAGTTGACATTGCAGGTCAGAAATCCACCTATAAGGGAAACATATACAATCTTGAGTTGAATGGTATCTGGGTTCCTACAGAGACTCCCTGTATTGTTGTTTCAGGCGTCGCTTATGTACCTTTAAGGGAAGTTTTCCAGGATTATCTGGGAATGACGGTTGGGTATGACGGCAGCACTCAGACAGCGTATGTTCAGAAAGGTTCTAAGAGAATGGATTTTAATATCGCCAAACAGACTATTTATCAAAACGGTGTGAAAGTGAATACAAGTTTGCCGGTGGCTGCCGTTAACGGCAATACCATGGTTCCTCTTTCCTTAACAGCGGGATATTTTGGTTATACCGTATCTGTAAAGGACAGCAATAAAACCATTGCAATCCAGTGGACAAACAACGAAGAAAATTCGGCAATAGTAAAAGAAGCTAAGCTGTCGGGAAAGGTAAGCAAAATTACATACTATACTGAAAACGGCAAGGAAATTGTTTTTATTGAAACATCCGCAAACAGGATAATTAAACAGTATGTTTTAAATCCGGGAGATGGCAATCCGTATTACAGACTATGCATCCAGTTCGGGGATGCCAATGTGGACAAACCCGGCAGTCTGGACGTTTATTCGGGTTCTGTTCAGCAAATCCGTTATGCACAGGCTGATACCGCAAATAAAACAGTCAGCGTGGTCATAGAAGTTAACCGGAATCCGCAATACTCGGCGGAAGTTGTATCAAACGGCATAAAGATTACCATAAAGTCTTCAGGCACATCAGAAAACGTAAATCAAAAGCCTGAAGGAACTCCGAAAGTCTCTGTTACGCCTACGCCGATTCCGACGTCAACGCCAACTCCTTCGCCAACTCCTTCGCCAACTCCGAAACCAACACCGACCGCAACGCCCACGCCGGTACCAACCGTAACGCCGACACCGACCCCTATGCCAACCCCCACGCCGACGCCGGCAGTAACCGAAGTCGGCACAGGTGTTTTACACTATACTGTGGACGGAGACACAATAACCGTCATGATTGACGGTGTAAACCTTGAAAAGGAAATAAAGAACAATCCGGACAAATACAGAGTGGAATACCGTGATATAGAAAAAATATTGCATATACGGTTGCCGCTGAATGACAAATTCAGAAATGAAGTTCTTCCGGGCAACTCGATAGTTTACGGAATAATTTCATCAGTGAATAAGCTGTACGGTGAGGTAAATATCCGCATTTCAGGAAAAGACGATTTTAACTGGGTGCTTTCTTCAAACGGAAATACCGGTACAAAAATAATTATAACAGCCGCGAACGGCAAGGTAATTACTACTACTCCGACGCCGAAACCAGCAACTCAGTCACCGACACCAACGCCGTCATCGAAACCGGTGACGCCCACCCCAACCCCAAAACCGGTGACGCCTACACCGACGCCCTCTCCGACCTCCTCACCGGGCGAGCTTGTAAGCCGTGGAGGCGAAGTGCGTTCGGGAACTGTTTCTTATGCTGCAGCTTCCGACAAAATTATTATAGATGCCGCCTCGTTGAAAAATTATAAGATTTTCAGACTGACAAACCCGTCGAGGTTGGTAGTGGATATTTACGATAATGTTATTGAATCAAGGGAAGCTTCCGCGCCTGACGGTGCTCTTTATACAAAAATCCGTACAGGGCAGTTCGACAAATCAACTGCACGCATTGTACTTGAAATTCCTGACAATGTGAATTTTGAGGAGAAAGTCAGCGGTAACAGGTTAACCTTAACTCTATATTATTCAGGAATAAAAAATATAACATTAACCGGTGATTTGGGCAGTTTCATAATAAAACTGACCGGGCAAGGTATACGGGAAAAAATCCAGCAGAACATAGAAGACATAGTCATTGAGGACGATAATGAATCAAATACTTTTACCTTTGTGTTTCCGAACGGGATTATCGACCTGGGCACTGGCCAGCTTGATATCGGTGACAGTGTAATAAAGTCGGTACAGACACTGACTTCCGGTAAAAGCAGTTATCTGTCGATAGCCCGCAATAACAGTAACGTACAGTACAGCATCAGTTATACAGGAAGCAGCGACGAAGTCATCATTGAACCTGTTGCCGGAAAAGGTTCAGGCACGGGAAACAGTACAGGCTCGGGTACTGTTTCAAGACCTGATTCAGCCAATACAACAACGCCTGTGGCAAGCGGAAAACTGGTTGTACTGGATGCAGGCCACGGGGGCTCTGATCCGGGGGCAACTTACGGAATGGATGAGAAATGGTATAACCTTGATATAACGTTAAGGCTTGAGAAGTTGTTGAAAGAAAAGGGGGTTAACGTAAAACTTACAAGATCCACCGATGTGTTTGTCGGCCTGGACGAAAGGGCGGAAATGGCCAATGAGTGGGGGGCCGACGTCTTTATCAGTATTCATCATAATGCCCTTATGAAATCCATGCACGGTACGATGACGTTCTATTACCCTACCAGTTATAAAGGTAAGGAATATGCAACAATTATTCATAACGATCTGATAAAAAATCTGGGAAGCAATGATTTGGGAATAAGGACGGCGAATTTCGTAGTTTTGAGAAAAACAAAAATGCCGGCTGTACTCGTGGAAATAGGATGTTTGACGAATGACGGGGAACTCGCAAAACTGAATACCGAGGAATACAGGCAAAAAGCGGCGGAATCCCTGTGCGAAAGTATACTGAAAATAATATCGCAATAA
- a CDS encoding glycoside hydrolase family 3 protein yields the protein MRKRAILLAVFLFFATACSKHNEHENFPTENESKTDGEIIYTVSPAPEPVEADPVKTILENMTIDEKIGQLFILSMRNLDATNVALEINENIENAVKTYKPGGVILFAENIKTISQTTKLIDELQKLSEIPLFVAVDEEGGTVSRITKSSAMHATVFPGNSEIGKTGNPDIARQVASAIAREIASLGFNMNFAPVADVNTNPDNPVIGPRAYGNDPEEVSSMVAAAVNGIQGRSVSAVLKHFPGHGDTGTDTHYGTAVVSHTRERLFSTELLPFIAGIREGADGIMTAHILTPNIPGENVPATLKAEILTKILRNELGFEGLIITDALNMKAITSHYTADEAAVKAFLAGADILLMPEDPELAFSGIKKAYADGLITLDRLNESVERILKVKYKRGLFSEQNREDPEEVLGCNEHTELAERVRNFGN from the coding sequence ATGAGAAAACGGGCAATTTTGCTTGCAGTATTTTTATTTTTTGCCACAGCCTGCAGTAAACATAATGAACATGAAAATTTTCCGACTGAAAACGAGAGCAAAACCGACGGCGAAATTATTTATACTGTGTCGCCTGCTCCTGAACCGGTTGAAGCCGATCCTGTCAAAACAATATTGGAAAACATGACAATTGATGAAAAAATCGGTCAGCTTTTTATCCTGTCCATGAGAAATCTCGACGCAACCAATGTGGCACTTGAAATAAACGAAAACATTGAAAATGCTGTAAAGACGTATAAACCGGGCGGAGTCATACTTTTCGCCGAAAATATAAAAACCATTTCCCAGACCACCAAACTTATAGATGAACTCCAAAAGCTTTCTGAAATTCCCCTTTTTGTTGCTGTTGATGAGGAAGGCGGAACGGTTAGCCGTATAACGAAGAGTTCAGCCATGCATGCAACGGTTTTTCCAGGTAATTCGGAAATAGGAAAAACCGGAAATCCCGATATTGCTAGGCAGGTAGCTTCAGCAATAGCCAGAGAAATCGCATCTCTGGGCTTTAATATGAATTTTGCACCCGTTGCTGACGTAAATACCAATCCTGATAATCCCGTTATCGGTCCGAGGGCCTACGGAAATGATCCGGAAGAGGTCAGTTCAATGGTCGCGGCCGCTGTTAACGGTATCCAAGGCCGTTCAGTTTCTGCGGTTTTAAAGCATTTTCCCGGCCATGGCGATACCGGCACTGACACACATTACGGGACGGCTGTCGTGAGCCATACAAGGGAACGGCTGTTCAGCACAGAGCTTTTGCCGTTTATTGCCGGTATCAGGGAAGGTGCTGACGGTATTATGACCGCTCACATATTAACGCCGAATATCCCCGGTGAGAATGTACCCGCGACACTTAAAGCCGAGATTTTGACAAAGATTCTCAGAAATGAACTGGGGTTTGAAGGACTTATAATTACCGATGCATTGAACATGAAAGCCATAACCAGCCATTACACGGCCGATGAAGCAGCTGTAAAGGCTTTTCTCGCCGGTGCGGATATTTTGCTGATGCCTGAAGACCCTGAGCTTGCGTTTTCAGGAATAAAAAAAGCATATGCTGACGGCTTGATAACCCTTGACAGGCTTAATGAATCGGTGGAAAGAATCCTTAAAGTTAAATATAAACGAGGTCTTTTCAGTGAGCAAAACAGGGAAGACCCCGAGGAAGTACTGGGATGCAATGAGCATACCGAACTGGCCGAAAGAGTGAGAAATTTCGGTAACTGA
- the priA gene encoding primosomal protein N': MYVSVVIQNSTREFDKFYDYIVPDNMKDCIRPGVRVIVPFGKGNRLCEAFVMAVKETSEFSGLKEISQIIDETPVLSDELIELSKYMRKRYVCTYDMAIRCMLPTGLGLLFREDVILMSADRVDLDRDEQEIIKVLSDNNGKISVEDLTQIVNRPVRKILNQLIEKNVVRIKSHVQMKARAKTEKNACPAMDEEEFWELVENNNVKNLNYIRIMEILYEEGSISVAELNALGFSQNTLNNMKKKGYIAFYDAEVERNPFEYDDAPETLPLPPTPSQKKALDIIYEAMETGGFQEILLHGVTGSGKTEVYMQAIAKTIEKGKNAILLVPEIGLTPQTVRRFKGRFGNQIALLHSRLSIGERFDQWRRIKNGEARVVIGARSAVFAPLDNIGIIVIDEEHETSYKSDRTPKYDARGIATFRCRYNNALLIYGSATPSIENYYRARTGKIKLVEMNERTNNLPLPEIITVDMRKEPDMGSKNGISTVLTRELIKNKEAGEQSIIFINRRGYSNFVQCRNCGYIVLCPYCSVSLTYHQAEKKLVCHYCSFVTAKPSVCPECKSNNIDLHGIGTQKVEEQIPQIRSDISVIRMDMDTTTGKRGHEKILDTFRNNKIDVLVGTQMIAKGHDFPDVTLVGILSADSLLGSGDYKATERTFQLITQAAGRAGRAGRHGRVVLQTYNPDNFSIQAAIKQDYKEFYRQEIALRKMLKLPPFYQLGLVQVSSKKSEAAMEIIKKIHSDIINNMNLNEGMFVSDPAPSPLAKLRNQYRWRIVLKHPRIKNMTNILEWIYDKYNNSRKKEWTVSVDINPYSMI; the protein is encoded by the coding sequence GTGTACGTGTCGGTTGTGATACAAAACAGCACAAGGGAATTTGACAAATTTTATGATTATATCGTCCCGGACAATATGAAAGACTGTATCAGACCGGGAGTTCGTGTTATTGTTCCGTTCGGGAAAGGGAACAGGCTGTGTGAAGCTTTTGTAATGGCTGTAAAGGAAACAAGCGAATTTTCAGGTTTAAAGGAAATTTCCCAGATTATTGACGAAACTCCCGTTTTGTCAGATGAACTTATAGAATTAAGCAAATATATGAGAAAAAGGTATGTATGCACCTATGATATGGCTATAAGATGCATGCTTCCCACCGGACTTGGGCTGTTATTCCGGGAAGATGTTATACTTATGTCAGCTGACCGGGTAGACCTTGACAGGGATGAACAGGAAATTATTAAAGTATTGTCTGACAACAACGGAAAAATATCGGTGGAAGATCTTACGCAAATTGTCAACAGACCTGTAAGAAAAATTCTTAATCAGCTTATAGAAAAAAATGTTGTAAGAATAAAAAGCCATGTCCAAATGAAAGCCAGGGCCAAAACTGAAAAAAACGCATGTCCTGCGATGGATGAGGAAGAATTCTGGGAATTGGTAGAAAATAACAACGTTAAAAATCTGAATTATATACGTATCATGGAAATACTTTACGAAGAAGGAAGCATATCCGTGGCCGAACTTAACGCTCTGGGTTTTTCCCAGAACACACTTAATAACATGAAAAAAAAGGGATATATTGCCTTTTATGACGCTGAAGTTGAACGGAATCCGTTTGAATATGACGACGCTCCTGAAACACTCCCCTTGCCGCCCACACCATCCCAGAAAAAAGCCCTCGACATTATTTACGAAGCCATGGAAACAGGGGGATTTCAGGAGATTCTGCTCCACGGCGTAACAGGCAGTGGAAAAACTGAAGTTTACATGCAGGCCATAGCCAAGACCATTGAAAAGGGAAAAAACGCTATTTTATTAGTGCCTGAAATCGGGCTTACTCCTCAGACCGTACGCCGCTTCAAAGGAAGGTTCGGAAATCAGATTGCACTGCTCCACAGCCGTCTTTCAATAGGCGAGCGTTTTGATCAGTGGCGGAGAATTAAAAACGGGGAAGCCAGAGTGGTTATCGGAGCGCGTTCTGCTGTTTTTGCGCCTTTGGACAATATTGGAATTATCGTTATAGACGAGGAACATGAAACATCCTATAAATCCGACAGAACTCCCAAATATGATGCAAGAGGCATAGCCACATTCAGATGCAGATACAACAATGCCCTTCTCATCTACGGTTCAGCAACACCGTCGATAGAAAATTATTACAGAGCCAGAACCGGAAAAATAAAACTTGTTGAAATGAATGAAAGAACGAACAATCTGCCGCTTCCCGAAATTATTACTGTGGACATGAGGAAGGAACCTGACATGGGCTCAAAGAACGGAATAAGTACTGTTCTTACCCGTGAACTTATAAAAAACAAGGAAGCAGGCGAGCAGTCCATAATTTTTATTAACAGAAGGGGATATTCAAATTTCGTACAATGCAGAAACTGCGGGTATATAGTATTATGCCCTTACTGCAGTGTTTCGCTTACCTACCATCAGGCGGAAAAGAAACTGGTATGCCATTACTGCAGTTTTGTAACGGCAAAACCATCGGTTTGTCCGGAATGCAAAAGTAATAACATTGATCTTCATGGTATCGGGACTCAAAAAGTGGAGGAGCAGATCCCTCAAATTCGTTCCGACATATCGGTAATCCGTATGGATATGGATACCACCACCGGTAAACGCGGTCACGAAAAAATCCTTGATACCTTCAGAAACAACAAAATTGACGTACTGGTGGGAACGCAGATGATAGCCAAGGGGCATGATTTTCCTGATGTTACACTGGTAGGCATACTTTCGGCGGACAGTCTCCTCGGCAGCGGAGATTATAAAGCGACCGAAAGAACATTCCAACTCATAACACAGGCAGCGGGAAGAGCCGGGCGGGCAGGCAGGCACGGCAGAGTCGTCCTTCAAACGTATAATCCCGACAATTTCAGCATCCAGGCTGCAATAAAGCAGGATTATAAAGAATTCTACAGGCAGGAGATCGCACTTCGCAAAATGCTGAAACTTCCACCTTTTTACCAGCTGGGATTGGTTCAGGTTTCATCGAAAAAAAGCGAAGCAGCTATGGAAATTATAAAAAAAATCCATTCAGATATAATAAATAACATGAACCTGAATGAAGGGATGTTTGTTTCCGATCCTGCCCCGTCACCACTGGCAAAACTCAGGAATCAGTACCGGTGGCGCATCGTTCTGAAACATCCGAGGATTAAAAACATGACAAATATTCTTGAATGGATCTACGATAAATATAACAATTCACGGAAAAAAGAATGGACCGTTTCGGTGGATATTAATCCGTATAGTATGATATAA
- the def gene encoding peptide deformylase, producing MAIRQIRKKGDEILRKKSKPVKEINDRINELIDDMLDTMYDANGVGLAAPQVGVLKRICVIDVGEGPIVLINPEKIEESAEQVVDIEGCLSIPGVYGEVKRPERVVVKALNRKGESFTIEGTGLLARALCHEMDHLDGILFEDKVIRYVDMDNEN from the coding sequence ATGGCAATTAGACAAATTCGTAAAAAAGGTGATGAAATTTTAAGAAAAAAGAGTAAACCTGTAAAGGAAATAAACGACAGAATAAATGAACTGATCGATGACATGCTCGACACAATGTATGACGCGAACGGAGTAGGTCTTGCCGCGCCGCAGGTTGGCGTTCTTAAAAGAATATGCGTCATAGACGTCGGCGAAGGGCCGATTGTCCTGATTAACCCGGAAAAAATCGAAGAATCGGCCGAACAGGTTGTGGATATTGAAGGTTGCCTGAGTATCCCCGGGGTATACGGAGAAGTGAAGCGACCGGAACGCGTGGTTGTAAAGGCTCTTAACAGGAAAGGTGAATCCTTCACAATCGAAGGGACGGGCCTGCTTGCACGGGCATTGTGCCATGAAATGGATCATCTTGACGGAATACTGTTTGAGGATAAAGTAATACGGTATGTAGATATGGACAATGAAAATTAA
- a CDS encoding DUF116 domain-containing protein, giving the protein MNRNSHFRNLSLGVILVFFVLSASILTSAVFLGAEFFKIIFVCTAFLLFIVLALLLAGFFTVNTSLVNDRKSDKKNNGAFTRFFMNVALRVYMPFLLFVSDVFSYRKDEIRKVFIKANNKYVLSLDKKVLPEKLLVILPHCLQWSECAHRIREGLNECRQCCRCTLGKIKDLVRKFRVNIAIATGGTSARKAIKDLKPDLVVAVACERDLASGIIDVKKIPVYGIINKRPHGPCRDTWVNTEELEWALKHFLQKQE; this is encoded by the coding sequence TTGAACAGGAACAGCCACTTTAGAAACCTTTCATTAGGCGTTATTTTGGTTTTTTTTGTGCTTTCTGCATCAATATTGACTTCTGCGGTATTCCTGGGTGCCGAGTTTTTTAAAATTATTTTTGTCTGTACCGCATTTTTACTTTTTATTGTATTGGCATTGCTTTTGGCTGGATTTTTTACCGTTAACACAAGCCTTGTTAACGACCGGAAAAGTGACAAAAAAAATAACGGCGCTTTCACCCGGTTTTTCATGAACGTCGCGTTAAGAGTTTATATGCCTTTTTTGCTGTTCGTAAGCGACGTTTTCAGTTACAGGAAGGATGAAATACGAAAAGTTTTCATAAAGGCAAACAACAAATATGTTTTATCCCTTGACAAAAAAGTATTGCCTGAGAAACTGCTTGTTATACTGCCTCATTGCCTGCAATGGTCGGAATGTGCTCATCGCATCCGTGAAGGGCTTAATGAATGCAGGCAGTGTTGCAGGTGTACCCTCGGAAAAATAAAGGATTTGGTCAGGAAGTTCAGAGTCAATATAGCGATTGCCACTGGAGGAACCTCTGCGCGAAAAGCCATAAAGGACTTAAAGCCTGACCTTGTTGTGGCCGTTGCCTGCGAAAGAGATCTAGCGTCAGGGATTATTGATGTGAAAAAAATCCCCGTTTACGGTATAATTAACAAAAGACCCCACGGCCCATGCAGGGATACCTGGGTTAACACCGAAGAACTGGAATGGGCGTTAAAGCATTTTTTGCAGAAACAGGAATGA
- a CDS encoding epoxyqueuosine reductase QueH gives MSDKKLLLHICCAPCATGVIQKLKNDGGFLITGYYYNPNIHPTEENNARRNSVKALAEDENIHVIYSDLVMVNYWKENLEGKKERRCNFCYSIRINQAAKTAAENGFEAFSTSLLISPWQDHEKVRRIAETACKKYGIEFVYQDFRPFYRQGKNEAYRRGYYLQKYCGCIFSYNESDHKKKPIYTHWD, from the coding sequence ATGTCAGACAAAAAACTGCTGCTTCATATATGCTGTGCGCCGTGCGCCACGGGAGTCATTCAGAAATTAAAAAACGATGGTGGTTTCTTAATAACGGGCTATTATTATAATCCGAACATTCATCCCACGGAAGAAAACAACGCCAGGAGAAATTCGGTTAAGGCGCTTGCCGAGGACGAAAACATCCATGTTATTTATAGTGATTTGGTTATGGTTAACTACTGGAAAGAAAATCTTGAAGGTAAAAAGGAACGCCGTTGTAACTTTTGTTATTCAATCAGAATTAACCAGGCTGCAAAAACCGCTGCGGAAAACGGATTTGAGGCATTTTCGACCTCACTTCTTATAAGTCCGTGGCAAGATCATGAGAAGGTGAGGCGAATAGCCGAAACTGCATGTAAAAAATATGGGATCGAATTTGTTTACCAGGATTTCAGGCCTTTTTACAGGCAAGGCAAGAATGAAGCCTACAGAAGGGGCTATTATTTGCAAAAATACTGCGGATGCATTTTCTCGTACAATGAATCCGATCATAAAAAGAAACCCATATACACACACTGGGACTAA
- a CDS encoding mechanosensitive ion channel family protein — protein MELWNSVIERFSDILSNKFLDIEIWRIAVAGIIIILTIAVRKILVNTAALLIKKFSVRTKWVIDDELIVAVEPPVKLMVLIISIYFSARILGFKVTDESFSGHIIRSLIIFSLFWAIYRTAEIIARMFYRVSKKTHTHLDDILIPVINKGIKAVVVVISINVIAKEWKYDLGALLAGLGLGGLAFALAAQETLSNLFGGLAIMLDKPFNVGEYIQFDGMEGTVEDIGFRSTRIRTPDKTIVTIPNSTIAKANIINCSRRDRRRVKFSFPIKYGTTAKQLEQLLRRIREMLENHPDIHNESIYVYLDAFGTNGLELLLIFYTRTAEYRDYLAVKEDINLKLMNILNELGIEIAIPAVNVYVENK, from the coding sequence ATGGAATTGTGGAATTCCGTTATTGAAAGATTTTCCGATATTCTTTCGAATAAATTTCTGGATATTGAAATATGGCGAATTGCTGTTGCGGGTATAATTATTATTTTAACCATTGCGGTTCGCAAAATTTTGGTAAATACAGCAGCGCTGCTAATAAAAAAATTTTCGGTCAGAACAAAATGGGTTATTGATGATGAACTGATTGTAGCCGTAGAACCACCTGTTAAATTAATGGTTTTAATTATCAGCATTTATTTTTCAGCCAGGATTCTGGGTTTTAAAGTCACGGATGAATCCTTTTCAGGGCATATAATACGGTCATTGATAATATTTTCATTATTCTGGGCGATTTACCGCACCGCGGAAATTATAGCGCGTATGTTTTACAGGGTTTCAAAAAAAACCCATACACATTTGGATGACATTTTGATACCCGTCATAAACAAAGGGATCAAGGCCGTTGTAGTAGTGATTTCAATAAATGTCATAGCAAAGGAATGGAAGTATGACCTCGGCGCATTATTGGCAGGGCTTGGACTTGGAGGTCTTGCGTTTGCCCTTGCCGCTCAGGAAACACTTTCCAATTTGTTTGGCGGACTTGCAATAATGCTGGACAAGCCATTTAATGTTGGTGAGTATATTCAGTTTGACGGCATGGAGGGAACTGTGGAAGACATAGGTTTCAGAAGCACACGAATCCGCACTCCCGATAAAACCATTGTGACAATCCCCAATTCAACAATAGCCAAAGCAAATATTATAAACTGTTCCCGCAGGGACAGAAGAAGGGTAAAATTCAGTTTTCCAATAAAATACGGCACAACAGCAAAACAGCTTGAGCAATTGCTGAGGCGAATCAGAGAAATGCTTGAGAACCATCCGGACATACACAATGAGTCAATTTATGTATATTTGGACGCCTTTGGAACAAACGGACTGGAACTTCTTTTAATTTTTTACACCAGAACGGCGGAGTATCGGGATTATCTTGCGGTTAAGGAGGACATAAACTTAAAGCTTATGAATATTTTGAATGAGCTTGGGATTGAAATTGCGATACCCGCCGTCAATGTATATGTTGAAAATAAGTAA